A stretch of the Bordetella genomosp. 8 genome encodes the following:
- a CDS encoding phosphate/phosphite/phosphonate ABC transporter substrate-binding protein, with the protein MTATPLIASTRMYDVAPSAKTAWHALLAEAHRRAGLHVTFVEHGWPTPIGELWARPGLCGAFMCGWPFAQALRGGKAYTAVAAVVPDLPGYEDQARYRSAFLVRDDAPWQRLEDTFGSRYGWMVRDSQSGWNAPRRLLARHAAAHGGSLFQEVKGPYGNPRGLLRALRDGEIDLTAVDGWYLDLLRVHDADALQGLRAIGYTDWTPNPLLVSGQDVDPATSERLTAALLGMHADAGTRELLRAAHVARFTAADPRAYDVLLDHDSDRSYPEIR; encoded by the coding sequence ATGACCGCTACGCCTTTGATCGCATCGACCCGCATGTACGACGTCGCGCCGTCCGCCAAGACGGCGTGGCATGCGCTGCTGGCCGAGGCACATCGGCGGGCGGGCCTGCACGTGACCTTTGTCGAACACGGTTGGCCGACGCCCATCGGTGAACTCTGGGCGCGGCCGGGCCTGTGCGGCGCCTTCATGTGCGGCTGGCCGTTCGCGCAAGCGTTGCGCGGCGGCAAGGCTTATACGGCGGTGGCCGCCGTCGTGCCGGATTTGCCCGGATACGAAGACCAGGCGCGTTATCGCAGCGCCTTCCTGGTGCGGGACGATGCGCCCTGGCAGCGGCTGGAGGATACGTTCGGAAGCCGCTACGGGTGGATGGTGCGCGACTCCCAGTCCGGCTGGAACGCGCCCCGGCGCCTGCTCGCCCGCCATGCGGCGGCGCACGGGGGCTCCCTATTCCAGGAAGTCAAAGGTCCTTATGGCAACCCACGTGGCCTGCTGCGCGCCTTGCGCGATGGCGAAATCGACCTGACGGCCGTGGACGGGTGGTATCTGGACCTGCTGCGGGTGCATGACGCAGACGCGCTACAGGGCCTGCGCGCGATCGGATATACGGATTGGACGCCGAATCCCTTGCTCGTCAGCGGACAGGATGTCGACCCCGCGACGTCCGAGCGCCTGACAGCCGCGCTGCTCGGCATGCACGCCGACGCCGGCACCAGGGAATTGCTGCGCGCGGCGCACGTCGCGCGCTTCACGGCCGCGGACCCGCGTGCCTACGACGTACTGCTCGACCACGATAGCGACCGCAGCTATCCGGAGATCCGCTAG